In Maylandia zebra isolate NMK-2024a linkage group LG9, Mzebra_GT3a, whole genome shotgun sequence, the genomic stretch AAACCAGATCGTCATGATACACAGGGAATAGAGAGAAACTTAATTCATCTGGTAAATCTGAAGACAGTTTTCAGGAGCAGGCACTAGTTTGTGGATgctgctatgttaacctgccGTGTTGAATACATTGGCTGAGATGGGCAGTATCATTACTTCAATCACATTTTATGAATGTACCTAGAGACCGGCCATGCAGGTACTATGCCAAagtcagagaagaagaaacctgTAGGTGTTCAGACCATAGAGGAAAACCTTCAGACTCAAGATATGAATCATACCGATGTTGTATCATCTGAGAACGGGCTCCCTTTACCAAAGACAAGAAAACATGGGACAAAAAAGAGAGGACTGACAGTATACTGATATACTGACCAACAAAttgtcatcctcttcctcctcacctcaaTCTTTATCTTCTGAAGTGAAGTCGGGGCTCTAATACACAAAAATGTGCATAAACATGTATGTTTATGGTGTTGCAAATACTACAACCCGGACAACAACCCAGCTGAAAAATAACAGCTGGTTAAGCGAACATTATGCCAGCAATGTTTAGTCTGAGTGTcctaaaaatcattttttcacTCTCATCAACTTCTTTGTCCAATTTCACATCGCATGACAGTTTTTTGCTAATTGAAAAACAAGGTTAAGACATTTAATTTGAATTGGTTAAAAAGCAGAAGGATAAACCagacttagcaaagaaccacttTTTTAAAGTGTATCTGGGGGACTTTGTTACTGGCAGCCTGCCACACTATCACAAAAACTTAAATTATTCCAATTTTATTAACTGAACCTAAATCTTAAACCTGAATTTTGCATATCTTAACATAGTGTCCAGTGTACCCTTGAAAAGAAACGTGGAAACTGCACAAATGgaggacaaaaaaaggaaactacAGAAGATGAAGAGTATCTGAAAGTGATGCTGTAGCAAATCCCTGTCACCACAAGGTCCCAACACAAACAGTCAGACAGGATCAGATCTtttgttttcactcttttttcaaATTGAGTCTGATCTAGGGTCACGGACCAGCCACTGCAGGCTTCATGATGCCATGGACTGACCtttccagagcccagacctcaacattactgaagcagagTGAGATCACTTTGATGGACAAGGGAGAAAAGGGAAGACAAACTGAAAAGAAGAGGTTGGAAGTTGAAAACTATTCCAGGCAATAATTTAAAGAAATTACTAGAAAGCTCGTGCGAGTTCACAGTATGTTGAAGGATAAAAGTGGCCGTGACAGTAGTTCTAAGGAGCTGTTTGTTTAACAGTCTTTTGTTTGTAGGTCCAAACATATCAACAGGcctgaaattaaaatattactGTTAAAGAACATTTGCATGGTCTGTGTCACTTGTCAAGCATGATTATTGTTTTAATGATCTAGTGGAGAAAACCAGTTCGACCACAATCCTAAATGTTCTTCCTATGTGTGGAAAAGAATCAACAATTTGTCCTTACAGTCAGCACACTGTGTATATAGTTTATACCTGTTGAACCAGTTCCACACAGCACAGAGCATAAAGCAGATAACACACACTCGCTCAGTTTGTGCACCCGCTTTGGATGTTATTAGTCCATACAGTGAGCGTTATTTAGCAGAGCTCATATCTGCCAGTTTTCCCTTCCCATTTACAACAGATCAGacggcctctctctctctctctctctctctgtctctctgtctctgtctctctgtctctgtacgCACTTTTATTGAATCTTATTTTTAAGAGCCCACAAAGAGCTAAACTGACTGCAAAGCATTTAAACATAGTCTGAACATTAGTGCAGTtcactttttatgttttttaattattgtaaTTTAGGTCTTATTTAGAGACGGGATGTTAGCAAATGTTGTCATAGTAATGGGAAGTAAAGAAGTACAAATACTTACTGTATTTTAGTAGAGTTGTCATGAATTACTGGCTGTGTGACCCAAATGAAGGCTGATGAGACGCGCTGACAACATAAAGTGAAAGTGCACCTTTACTGAGTGGGTAGATAGTCCAACaagcaaaattaaaaacacatttgggAGAAAAATCAATACTAGTACCACTAATTActagtagtagtagcagtacTCCTATACTACTATTAATAATAGTAACAATAGTCAGGATCCTACTGTGGTTGCTTACCTGCGTCAGTTTatcctttctctttctctctctgtggggGTGTGTTTGCTGTGAGTGAACATTAAACCACGCCTGTATCCTCTTCTGACGtccaacaacacaaaaacaaatatttcctcAGGCACTCCCTTTAGCAAGAGACTTATACTTTTTTTCAGAATCTActtaataatatataaaatgcattttacagTCACTATTTTTCTATCATATCCttcattaatttatttaaaaaatgaattcagctttttttgcctgcccgtttggttcttttgccatcagaattattgtctaaaggcaaagaaagatgcccaacggatttactttatcaaatggaccatcccagccttgccgtaatggtccatttgattaaccttttattgttttttttttttattttcacttgctaaatacgggacagacttgactggggaaaagaaaggggagaaagaaagagggaaagaaaaacagtgggaaagagggacggggataaagggcaaaaaaacaaaaaccaactaaataagcagacaaaaatacatatatcaatcacctggatcacctgttgagaaagaaaaaagagaaaacaaccagaagaagaaaaaaagaggaccataataaacaacatcacgatgatctatgggaatataacagtaaatactaaattttaaacattattgtgcagcacataagatcaacagaacacagtgtgctttgaggtaggagccaaaaagggtgtagtttgtgtgtgtgagcacccgtgtgtacacctgtgagcatggatgcaaggttccttcatgtaatgatctgctagagggtgtgggggggccacagccccgtcctccagggcatgaagcaggtatgaaggagatcaagactccagacatccagaggcccccagaacacaagagaccaaggaagacccacagaggggcagccgcaccactgtcccagaaagagctgaggagagtccaagatgagggctcactcagcagccagggggggttgcagttgCGGGTTGCAGAAAATTAATTCAtcttaaatggcctgtatttatatagcgctttactagtccctaaggaccccaaagcgctttacatatccagtcatccacccattggtgatggcaagctacattgtagccacagccaccctggggcgcactgacagaggcgaggctgccggacactggcgccaccgggccctctgaccaccaccagtaggcaacgggtgaagtgtcttgcccaaggacacaacgaccgagactgtccaagctggggctcgaaccggcaaccttccgattacaaggcgaactcccaactcttgagccacgatcgccccttaaACAGTGTTAAGagtgtatttaaaataaccTTTGTTGTTGTAACATTTTGAAGCTAGCAAAGTATAAAGCCAGTACCATATATGAACTGGTTAGCCAGTTTTTATGGAGGTTTCAATAATTGGtcaattttaattaaatatcaGAAACTGAGAAAACTGAGAACATTTTTCTCAGACTTTCTTGTTTGTCAAGAGTGTGGACCACAGGCCAGCTCCACTGGGGTTTGTTGAAATGTACCACGTTGTCCTTAAAGAGTGAGAGATCTAATCAGGAGGTCAGAACTGAGTTGGCATGGTCCCTTGGACCTAGAGTTGTGAGTTTTTCTTTGTTAGATTGATTGTGACAAAAACAGTCAACACTGGATTtgcagtttatttgttttttaaaatctgagTTTACCTACTGTCCTTCATTTTAGTATCAGTTTAGCTGTACATTTGTACAGCTGTACATTTGTACAGCTAAACTGATACTAGCCATGAAGGTACTTAAAAAGTAACTCTAACCAGCTGTAATCACCACAACACAGTGAATATTAAATTTGGATTATGTGTGTGGATTATGTGGATTAACTGTGTGCACTGGTTAGAATTTATTCTCATGCTCCAAGTTCTACctctacctctctctctctctctctccctcatgtTGCCCTGTTTCCATCTTCTCTCTAATTAAGCCCACATGGCTGAATTGATACCAGGTGCAGGTGTTCACAGGGCTGTTACCTGCCTTTGGACTTCCTTTTGTCTCATGTCTGTTTCAGCAGGTTCCATCATGAAGTTGTGCAGGTAAATTGGATACTTTTGGTAACATTAATCATAAAAGCCTGTTCCCCTTAGGGAAAGCTACATTtctaaaatacaaacaaatctCTCTGCAGTCCAGTGCTCCATGTGAAATGACATGTTACAGGATCAGGATTACCATGATTGGCAGTACCATGTGTCTGGTGATTGTCATGTTTCTGTGGATTCTGACCATTTCCAGAGGAGGTGAGTGAAGCATTCACTAGCACCAGCTGAGTCAGACTGAGAAATGGCTCACTTTAATATTTCCCTTCATGTTACtgcaaaatattttatgtgcaaAACTTCATCAGTCATTAACAGTCTTTATCTGATGTTTCAGATACTGAAGTTTCCTGTGTTTTCATGACAACGTGCATCTTACCGTGCACTTTCCAGGGAAACACTAGAGGAGTATACATCCACTGGATGCACTTGTCAGAGGGACATCCTCTTGTATACTTGTACTATGGCAACAAAGACCAGCTCAGAACCCAGGACCAACAATTCAGAAGCAGGACATCGCTGTTCCAGGACCAGCTCTCCAAAGGAAACGCCTCACTCCAACTGACAGGGGTGCAGGTTCAGGACGAGGGCAGATACAGCTGCTACATCAGCACCATTAATACAGAAAAGGATTCATTTATCAACCTTAAAGTGCACAGTATGAAAAATCTGAGGTTTTGGgggattttccttttcttttaagtGCTCGATATTTCAAAAGATTTATACCAACCTCTAATATATGTAGCAGTTGTAGTGTTACGTTGAAAAGCCACAGGTTTACTCTATATTTTTCAGCCCCAGTCAAAGTCAGCATTCAGCATGCAGGAAACAGGATCACCTGCAGCTCAGAGGGCATCTACCCTAAACCTGAGCTCACCTGGTCAACCAGACCGCCATCCAAGGTGACCTTCAAGAATACAACAACAGTCGAGCAGACCAAGCAGCAGCTCTACAACATCAACGGTTCTTTGATAGCTTCATTCAATGAAAGTGATCGAGTCTACAGCTGCACTGTGAGCACTCAGAGGAACAGGGGGAGAGCCAGTCTGAGGCAGCTACGTGAGTATGACCTCACATATGAGCTAGGAAATGAGGTTGAAAGCTGCTTATTGTTGAATACTGAAACAC encodes the following:
- the LOC101464027 gene encoding CD276 antigen isoform X1, which codes for MSVSAGSIMKLCRIRITMIGSTMCLVIVMFLWILTISRGDTEVSCVFMTTCILPCTFQGNTRGVYIHWMHLSEGHPLVYLYYGNKDQLRTQDQQFRSRTSLFQDQLSKGNASLQLTGVQVQDEGRYSCYISTINTEKDSFINLKVHTPVKVSIQHAGNRITCSSEGIYPKPELTWSTRPPSKVTFKNTTTVEQTKQQLYNINGSLIASFNESDRVYSCTVSTQRNRGRASLRQLPSVTGSFTETTIPCPSFNTSPTSLIWRFLNRAILEKTGSGSNYTVSKEWKQHVKAVSELGSLTLLGLSSEKEGIYTCEISNVEEMLINYTIIRISQGNTHMTIIAITAGVVVLVCILSSVCLVLYCKRKRGQQENSMTASESGEPNI
- the LOC101464027 gene encoding CD276 antigen isoform X2, whose translation is MTCYRIRITMIGSTMCLVIVMFLWILTISRGDTEVSCVFMTTCILPCTFQGNTRGVYIHWMHLSEGHPLVYLYYGNKDQLRTQDQQFRSRTSLFQDQLSKGNASLQLTGVQVQDEGRYSCYISTINTEKDSFINLKVHTPVKVSIQHAGNRITCSSEGIYPKPELTWSTRPPSKVTFKNTTTVEQTKQQLYNINGSLIASFNESDRVYSCTVSTQRNRGRASLRQLPSVTGSFTETTIPCPSFNTSPTSLIWRFLNRAILEKTGSGSNYTVSKEWKQHVKAVSELGSLTLLGLSSEKEGIYTCEISNVEEMLINYTIIRISQGNTHMTIIAITAGVVVLVCILSSVCLVLYCKRKRGQQENSMTASESGEPNI